The DNA segment CATTGGAGCTCTGGACTATTATAATCGGAAAGAATAATTCTGTTGCCGATATGGTGTCCCACTGTGATGCTCAAAGAAAGTCTGCAGAAGAACTGTTGGCAAAAAATCTTTTCAGGGCAGTGGAAGCAACCCGGGAACTGGAAGCCAACTATAGAACAATCGCCTTATTCTATAAAAATACCGAGTCTGAAAAAGTAAGAAATATTACAGTAGTAAATGCTACGCTGGAACAGTTGAAGGACCTAGACAATACCCGTTTTATTGATACAATCCATGCGGAGCTTTCTGATAATTATGACAGGCTTGACCTCAGGAACAACTATGGTATTCTGGTAATTCCGGGATATTTGGGATCCAATATCGTTGTAGAAAAATGGGCGAAGATTGCTCATGAAAATAAGGTGATACTCATAACGGATTTTGAACATCTTGATGAGCCGGATGATGTGATGGAAATGTTTGATCAGGCTTATCTTACCGGTGGTGAAATCTACCGCTCAAATATTTTAATGACCTGCAACTGGCTGGTAGGAAGAGGCCGTTTTGAAGAAATTAGTGAGCAGGAAGATTTATTTGTGCCTCCGTCAGGAGCTTTGGCCGGAAAGGTATATAAAACATTAATGTCGCAGGTAACTGCAGGCAAAAAATTCGGAGGGATTAATGAAGTGGACGGAGTAAAGTTTGACCTAAAAAAAAGTGAGATCGCCAACCTTGAAAATATGGGATTGATCCCTATGGTTAATGAATATGGGAAAGTAATGGCATTCTCCGGAAAAACACTATTCAACGGAGATAATCTTGGGCTGCAAACCTATTCCGTAGTCAGGGTATTTGATTATGTAACTAAAGTCCTGATGGATTTTCTTAACAGGAGAGCTTTTGAGAATTTTACTGCTGTAACCAGAAAAGAAATCATGAATCAGATTGTACGCTTTTTAGATGCTATTACAGGTCCCGGTAAGCTTATAGAAAACTTCGAAATCAGAAAATTCGAACAGGATCCGGTACAAAAAGACCGAATTCACCTGGATATTCATATGAAGCCTTATTTCCCGGCAAAAAATTTCCTTATTAAGATGGATGGTCATAAAGGAGATGATGGTAATGAATGGAATACGGAATATGAGCAAAAATAAACGGAAATAGCACCGTGACATGGTGCAGCAGGAGTGAATAAGTAAGGGTGTGAGCAATTCCTCCTGTCTTTTTCGTAATTTGTGTTTTTTTGGCACAGGAGCATTTTGCTTCTGTGCTTTT comes from the Chryseobacterium nepalense genome and includes:
- a CDS encoding DUF5458 family protein produces the protein MEAPVLEQKIAGHASADKLLEKLARYGGFDLLETSIENIQNINPDRKARRKIFLTEKSKEKEREILKKTLELWTIIIGKNNSVADMVSHCDAQRKSAEELLAKNLFRAVEATRELEANYRTIALFYKNTESEKVRNITVVNATLEQLKDLDNTRFIDTIHAELSDNYDRLDLRNNYGILVIPGYLGSNIVVEKWAKIAHENKVILITDFEHLDEPDDVMEMFDQAYLTGGEIYRSNILMTCNWLVGRGRFEEISEQEDLFVPPSGALAGKVYKTLMSQVTAGKKFGGINEVDGVKFDLKKSEIANLENMGLIPMVNEYGKVMAFSGKTLFNGDNLGLQTYSVVRVFDYVTKVLMDFLNRRAFENFTAVTRKEIMNQIVRFLDAITGPGKLIENFEIRKFEQDPVQKDRIHLDIHMKPYFPAKNFLIKMDGHKGDDGNEWNTEYEQK